The region agaagaagaagaaccagaacaagaagaaccagaacaagaagaagaagaaccagaagaagaagaagaaacagaagaagaaccagaagaagaagaagaaccagaaggagAACCAGAatgagaagaaccagaagaagaagaagaaccagaagaagaagaaaaaacagaaccagaagaagaagaaccaaaagaaaaagaaccagaagacccagaagaagaagaagaccctgagcaagaagaagaagaagaaccagaacaagaagaagaaccagaagaagaagaagacccagaagaagaagaagacccaGAGCAAGAAGAATAAGATGAACCAGAACAAGAAGAACCAGAGGAAGAAgagccagaagaagaagaagaggaagaaccagaagaagaacaagaagaatcagaagaagaagaagaagaagaaccagaagaaaaagaagaaccagaagaagaagaagaaccagaagaagaaccagaagaagaagaagaaacaaaacacgaagaagaaccagaagaagaagaaccagaagaagaagaaccagatgaagaagaagaaccaaaagaagaagaagagccagaagaagaaaataaagaaccagaagaagaagaagaagaagaagaaccagaagcagaagaagaagaagaaccagtagCAGAAGACgaaccagaagcagaagaagaagaactagaagaagaaccagaagaagaagaagaagagccagaagaagaagaagagccagaagaagaagcagaaccagaagcagaagaagaagaaccagaagcagaaaaagaagaaccagaagcagaagaaaaagaaccaccagaagaagaaccagaagaagaagaaccagaagaagaaccagaagaagaaccagaagaaaaagaagaagaagaagaaccaggagaagaagaagaaccagaagaagaagaaccagaagaagaagaagaagaagaagaaccagaaaaagaagaagaagaaaaagaaccagaagaagaagaaccagaagaagaaccggaagaagaaaaaaaagaaccagaagaagaagaagaagaaccagaagaagaagaaggtggaggaggaggaagaagaagaagaagaagaaccagaagaagaaaaagaaccgtaagaagaagaaccagaaccagaagaagaaccagaagaagaagaagaaggagaacaagaagaagaagaaccagaagaagaagaaaaaccagaagaagaagaagaaccagcagaagaagaagaaaaagaagaaccagtagcagaagaagaaccagaagcagaagaaccagaagaagaagaagaaccagaagaagaagcagaaccagaagcagaagaagaagaacaagaagaagaagaagaaccagaagaagaagcagaaccagaagcagaagaagaagaacaagaagaagaagaagaaccagaagaagaagaagaaccagaagaagaacaaccagaagaaaaagaagaagaagaaccaggagaagaagaagaactagaagaagaagaaccagaagaagaagaaccggaagaagaagaagaaccagaaaaagaagaagaagaagaaccagaagaagaaccggaagaagaaaaagaagaaccagaagaagaagaaccagaagaaggatagaaagaaccagaagaaccagaagaagaataagaagaaggagggggaggaggaagaagaagaagaaccagaagaagaaccagaagaagaagaaccagaagaaaaagaaccggaagaagaagaaccagaaccagaagaagaaccagaagaagaagaaggagaaccagaagaagaagaaccagaagaagaaaaagaagaaccagtagcagaagaagaaccagaagcagaagaagaaccagaagcagaagaaccagaagtagaagaagaaccagaagaagaagcagaaccagaagcagaagaaccagaaccagaagcagaagaagaagaaccagaagaagaagaagaaccagaagcagaagaagaagaaccagaagaagaaccagaagcagaagaagaagaaccaccagaagaagaaccagaagaagaagaagaaccagaagaagaaccagaagtagaaccagaagaagaaccagaagaagaacaagatgaagaaccagaagaggaagaaaaccggagcaagaagaagaagaaccagaacaagaagaaccagaacaagaagaagaagaaccagaagaagaagaagaaacagaagaagaaccagaagaagaacctgaagaagaagaagaagaaaaaacagaagaagaagaaccagaaaaagaaccagaaaaagaagaaccagaagaacaagaagatgaagaaccagaagaagaagaagaaccagaaggagAACCAGAATGAGAAGAaccagaaaaagaagaagaaccagaagaagaagaaaaaacagaaccagaagaagaagaaccagaaccaaaagaaaaagaaccagaagacccagaagaagaagaagaccctgagcaagaagaagaagaagaaccagaacaagaagaagaaccagaagaagaagaagacccaGAGCAAGAAGAATAAGATGAACCAGaacaagaaaaagaagaagaaccagaacaagaagaaccagaagaagaagaaccagaagaagaagaagaagaggaagaaccagaagaagaacaagaagaatcagaagaagaagaagaagaagaaccagaagaaaaagaagaaccagaagaagaagaagaaccagaagaagaaccagaagaagaagaaacaaaacacgaagaagaaccagaagaaaaagaaccagaagaagaagaaccagatgaagaagaagaaccaaaagaagaaaaagagccagaagaagaaaatgaagaaccagaagaagaagaagaagaaccagaagcagaagaagaagaagaaccagtagCAGAAGACgaaccagaagcagaagaagaagaactagaagaagaaccagaagaagaagaagaagaaccagaagaagaagcagaaccagaagcagaagaagaagaaccagaagcagaagaaaaaaaaccaccagaagaagaaccagaagaagaagaaccagaagaagaaccagaagtagaaccagaagaagaaccagaagaaaaagacgaagaagaagaaccaggagaagaagaagaaccagaagaagaagaaccagaagaagaagaagaagaaaaccagaaaaagaagaagaagaaaaagaaccagaagaagaagaaccagaaaaagaaccggaagaagaaaaagaagaaccagaagaaaaaggagaagaaccagaagaagaagaaggtggaggaggaggaggaggaagaagaagaagaagaagaaccagaagtagaaccagaagaaaaagaaccgtaagaagaagaaccagaagaagaaccagaagaagaagaaggagaacaagaagaagaagaacaagaagaagaagaaaaaccagaagaagaagaagaaccagcagaagaagaagaaaaagaagaaccagtagcagaagaagaaccagaagcagaagcagaagaaccagaagaagaagaagaaccagaagaagaagcagaaccagaagcagaagaagaagaacaagaagaagaagaagaaccagaagaagaagaagaaccagaagaagaacaaccagaagaaaaagaagaagaagaacccggagaagaagaagaactagaagaagaagaaccagaagaagaagaaccggaagaagaagaggaaccagaaaaagtagaagaagaagaaccagaagaagaaccggaagaagaaaaagaagaaccagaagaagaagaaccagaagaaggatagaaagaaccagaagaaccagaagaagaataagaagaaggagggggaggaggaagaagaagaagaagaagaaccagaagaagaaccagaagaagaagaaccagaagaaaaagaaccggaagaagaagaaccagaaccagaagaagaaccagaagaagaagaaggagaaccagaagaagaagaaccagaagaagaaaaagaagaaccagtagcagaagaagaaccagaagcaggagaaccagaagtagaagaagaaccagaagaagaagaagaaccagaagcagaagaagaagaaccagaagaagaagaagaaccagaagaagaagtagaaccagaagcagaagaagaagaaccagaagcagaagaagaagaaccagaagaagaaccagaagcagaagaagaagaaccaccagaagtagaaccagaagaagaaccagaagaagaacaagatgaagaaccagaagaagaagaaaaccggagcaagaagaagaagaactagaacaagaagaaccagaacaagaagaagaagaaccagaagaagaaacagaagaagaaccagaggaagaagaagaacctgaagaagaagaagaagaagaagaaaaagaagaagaagaaaaaacagaagaagaaccagaaaaagaaccagaaaaagaagaaccagaagaacaaGCAgatgaagaaccagaagaagaagaagaaccagaaggagAACCAGAatgagaagaaccagaagaagaagaagaagaaccagaagaagaagcagaaccagaagcagaagaagaagaaccagaagcagaagaaaaagaaccaccagaagaagaaccagaagaagaagaaccagaagaagaaccagaagtagaaccagaagaagaaccaaaagaaaaagacgaagaagaagaaccaggagaagaagaagaaccagaagaagaagaaccagaagaagaagaagaaccagaaaaagaagaagaaaaagaaccagaagaagaagaaccagaaaaagaaccggaagaagaaaaagaagaaccagaagaagaagaagaagaaccagaagaagaagaaggtggaggaggaggaggaggaagaagaagaagaaccagaagaagaaccagaagaaaaagaaccgtaagaagaagaaccagaagaagaaccagaagaagaagaaggagaacaagaagaagaagaaccagaagaagaagaaaaaccagaagaagaagaagaaccagcagaagaagaagaaaaagaagaaccagtagcagaagaagaaccagaagcagaagcagaagaaccagaagaagaagaagaaccagaagaagaagcagaaccagaagcagaaaaagaagaacaagaagaagaagaagaaccagaagaagaagaaccagaagaagaacaaccagaagaaaaagaagaagaagaaccaggagaagaagaagaactagaagaagaagaaccagaagaagaagaaccggaagaagaagaagaacaagaaaaagaagaagaagaagaaccagaagaagaaccggaagaagaaaaagaagaaccagaagaagaagaaccagaagaaggatagaaagaaccagaagaaccagaagaagaataagaagaaggagggggaggaggaagaagaagaagaagaagaaccagaagaagaaccagaagaagaagaaccagaagaaaaagaaccggaagaagaagaaccagaaccagaagaagaaccagaagaaggagaaccagaagaagaagaaccagaagaagaaaaagaagtagcagaagaagaaccagaagcagaagaagaaccagaagcagaagaaccagaagtagaagaagaaccagaagaagaagcagaaccagaagcagaagaagaagaaccagaagcagaagaagaagaaccagaagaagaagaagaagaaccagaagaagaaccagaagcagaagaagaagaaccaccagaagaagaaccagaagaagaagaagaaccagaagaagaaccagaagtagaaccagaagaagaaccagaagaagaacaagatgaagaaccagaagaagaagaaaaccggagcaagaagaagaagaaccagaacaagaagaaccagaacaagaagaagaagaaccagaagaagaagaagaaacagaagaagaaccagaagaagaagaagaacctgaagaagaagaagaagaagaaaaaacagaagaggaagaaccagaaaaagaaccagaaaaagaagaaccagaaccaaaagaaaaagaaccagaagacccagaagaagaagaagaccctgagcaagaagaagaagaagaagaagaaccagaacaagaagaagaaccagaagaagaagaagacccagaagaagaagaagacccaGAGCAAGAAGAATAAGATGAACCAGaacaggaaaaagaagaagaaccagaacaagaagaaccagaagaagaagaaccagaagaagaagaagaggaagaaccagaagaagaagaaaaaccagaagaagaagaagaaccagcagaagaagaagaaaaagaagaaccagtagcagaagaagaaccagaagcagaagcagaagaaccagaagaagaagaaccagaagaagaagcagaaccagaagcagaagaagaagaacaagaagaagaagaagaaccagaagaagaacaaccagaagaaaaagaagaagaagaaccaggagaagaagaagaactagaagaagaagaaccagaagaagaagaaccggaagaagaagaagaacaagaaaaagaaaaagaagaagaaccagaagaagaaccggaagaagaaaaagaagaaccagaagaagaagaaccagaagaaggatagaaagaaccagaagaaccagaagaagaataagaagaaggagggggaggaggaagaagaagaagaagaagaaccagaagaagaaccagaagaagaagaaccagaagaaaaagaaccggaagaagaagaaccagaaccagaagaagaaccagaagaagaagaaggagaaccagaagaagaagaaccagaagaagaaaaagaagaaccagtagcagaagaagaaccagaagcaggagaaccagaagtagaagaagaaccagaagaagaagaagaaccagaagcagaagaagaagaaccagaagaagaagaagaaccagaagaagaagtagaaccagaagcagaagaagaagaaccagaagcagaagaagaagaaccagaagaagaaccagaagcagaagaagaagaaccaccagaagtagaaccagaagaagaaccagaagaagaacaagatgaagaaccagaagaagaagaaaaccggagcaagaagaagaagaactagaacaagaagaaccagaacaagaagaagaagaaccagaagaagaaacagaagaagaaccagaggaagaagaagaacctgaagaagaagaagaagaagaagaagaagaaaaagaagaagaagaaaaaacagaagaagaaccagaaaaagaaccagaaaaagaagaaccagaagaacaaGCAgatgaagaaccagaagaagaagaagaaccagaaggagAACCAGAatgagaagaaccagaagaagaagaagaagaaccagaagaagaagcagaaccagaagcagaagaagaagaaccagaagcagaagaaaaagaaccaccagaagaagaaccagaagaagaagaaccagaagaagaaccagaagtagaaccagaagaagaaccaaaagaaaaagacgaagaagaagaaccaggagaagaagaagaaccagaagaagaagaaccagaagaagaagaagaaccagaaaaagaagaagaaaaagaaccagaagaagaagaaccagaaaaagaaccggaagaagaaaaagaagaaccagaag is a window of Hyperolius riggenbachi isolate aHypRig1 chromosome 6, aHypRig1.pri, whole genome shotgun sequence DNA encoding:
- the LOC137522604 gene encoding uncharacterized protein, which codes for SSSGSSSGSTSGGSSSSASGSSSGSSSSASGSSSSASGSTSSSGSSSSSGSSSSASGSSSSSGSSSTSGSPASGSSSATGSSFSSSGSSSSGSPSSSSGSSSGSGSSSSGSFSSGSSSSGSSSGSSSSSSSSSSGSSSSGSSFSSSGSSSGSSSFSFSCSSSSSGSSSSGSSSSSSSSSPGSSSSFSSGCSSSGSSSSSCSSSSASGSASSSGSSSSGSSASASGSSSATGSSFSSSSAGSSS
- the LOC137522603 gene encoding uncharacterized protein, producing the protein SSSGSSSGSTSGGSSSSASGSSSGSSSSASGSSSSASGSTSSSGSSSSSGSSSSASGSSSSSGSSSTSGSPASGSSSATGSSFSSSGSSSSGSPSSSSGSSSGSGSSSSGSFSSGSSSSGSSSGSSSSSSSSSSSSSGSSSSGSSSSSSSSSPGSSSSFSSGCSSSGSSSSSGSSSSSCSSSSASGSASSSGSSSSSGSSASASGSSSATGSSFSSSSAGSSSSSGFSSSSCSSSSCSPSSSSGSSSGSSSYASSGSSSSSSSSASGSSSATGSSSSSASGSSSSSSGSSFSSSGSFSSFGSSSSSGSSSSGSFSSGSSSCFVSSSSGSSSGSSS